The following nucleotide sequence is from Apium graveolens cultivar Ventura chromosome 4, ASM990537v1, whole genome shotgun sequence.
GGGAGACACGGCATGTTGATGGAGTTTAAGTATTTAACAGGAAAAGCTTAATTGAAGTCATTGTCATGGCCATTATTGTCGTTCAGGGAATCCTGGATATAGTATGTGTGTGTGTCACCGGGAATAAGATCAAGAATGTAAGAATTTAAATCGCTAATAATGGCATTTGTTGGAGTGAGAATAGATCGTTCCTTCAATTATTCAGGATTCTTTAGGTTCTGAACAATATCCGGATATATGACATCAACCACATCCTTAATTAGTTTCTCCACTGATTTAATAAGAAATTTCTCAGGAATGACAACATCTGAATCAGTATTTGCATCATTGGGTTGTACACTCGGTAATGTACCATTTACGATAGAGAGAACCCACTTGCTAAAttcttcaatttcttttctttcctcaGCAGATCTTCCAGATGTGAGGCGCATGTTTTTCTCAAGTTGATAAACTTTACAATAATCCCAAAGTTTTGAACTATTCAAAGATGCACCAACAACTTGAGCTCTACTTGCCTTCGGAATGACTGGTAAAATTTGGCGGAAATCACCGCCAAACACAACAGTAATTCCACCAAACGGAACACCTACTTTAGACGGATCAACAGAAGACATATCTCTCATATTGCGATCAACACTTTCAAATGAGTATCGATGCTGCATTGGCGCTTCATCCCATATAATCAAACTTGTCTGCTTCAGTAATTCACCAAGGTCTATCCCGTGTTTTATTCCATCAACTGAATATTGATCTAACTTCAATGGAATATGAAACATGGAGTGAGACGTTCTTCCACCAGGAAGCAACATAGCAGCTATACCGGAAGATTCTACATGTAGTACAATCTTACCTTCACTACGAAGCTTGCAACACAATGTATTCGAGAGAAAGGTTTTCCCACATCCTCCTGAACCGTAAACAAAATAAACCCCACCTTTTGAGTTGTCAATGTTGTCCATGACAGAGTTGTATACATGAAGTTGTTCTTTGTTTAGATTATGGTGCAACTTATCATGCTGCTCACACATCTGTAATCTGTCGTAGTCAAGTTCTTCAGTAATAAGTCAATTCTCTAATATATGCAAAAAACTATTATCAGGAAATGGCATAGTGGAGAAATCCCTTAGACTTTTACCAACATCGTTAAAAAGCTTCTCAATTGCTGCAAAAAATAAGTATAAAATCATCTTTTAATTGTCCTCAtagtttataagatttatgagaataaatactTACCTTGTGTTGGATAAATTAAAAGTCAAGAATCTGCAAATATGTGTATTTATGGATAGtttaaaaaaatatgaaacataaaacataattatgtatACAATATATGCCAAATGACAGACGCATATAAAGTACTGTACATGTAGGAGAGCTAAGATGTTGGATTTTGTTGAATGTGTGGTATCTTAAGCTTATAAAATTATACTTGATTATTATCTATTAATGACATATATTATGGACTAATTGGAACCTATAATGAGAAATGATGTTGTTGTCAATTTAACTGACCTGCTAATATGAAGTTCTTAATATCAGAGTCTGTTAGCTGCAGATTTGTATTGCCTGTTAAGCGTCGTATGTTGTATAAGACATCATCTAACATGGACTTCCAATGTTGTTCCCATAGCTTCAATGGATCAGCCATCTGATTATTCGACA
It contains:
- the LOC141719980 gene encoding uncharacterized protein LOC141719980 — encoded protein: MCEQHDKLHHNLNKEQLHVYNSVMDNIDNSKGGVYFVYGSGGCGKTFLSNTLCCKLRSEGKIVLHVESSGIAAMLLPGGRTSHSMFHIPLKLDQYSVDGIKHGIDLGELLKQTSLIIWDEAPMQHRYSFESVDRNMRDMSSVDPSKVGVPFGGITVVFGGDFRQILPVIPKASRAQVVGASLNSSKLWDYCKVYQLEKNMRLTSGRSAEERKEIEEFSKWVLSIVNGTLPSVQPNDANTDSDVVIPEKFLIKSVEKLIKDVVDVIYPDIVQNLKNPE